A window of Aeromicrobium sp. Root236 contains these coding sequences:
- a CDS encoding acyltransferase family protein produces MTTALHRSSGTELTKPDHGRMLRLDIEGIRTIAVGSVLVGHAGVSWFAGGFVGVDVFFVLSGFLITGLLAREVSRTGRVRIGNFWARRMKRLLPASATVLLFSAIVTYVYLPITQRPDFGGDIKAAALYVVNWRLAARGVDYLAEDIGQSPVQHYWSLAVEEQFYLVWPLLMLAIGVLAAKRWKQGAFVALGVITVASFVWSVAQTASTPATAYFVSTTRVWELGLGALLALASARVARLPSVLLAAGGWLGLALIAYAVLVFDSSTTWPGANALVPTVGAALVIASGITRTPRSPQRLLSLPPMVWIGGLSYSIYLWHWPILVAAQAKFPDMQVRWAVLLMIASIVPSWLCHRYIENPVRFGTFFKPTGRALALGAALTAAGVLVSIGLSASAESGLHEATVAQAPGAAALTDPGNKDVVWSDLTHVDRMRPLPVDAGNDRPPLYTEEPDCQVRDGISEPKLCEFGDTSSNKVVAIVGDSKMVQWETALNDLGKREGWKVVTITKSACPFTDTMVTTGGKLWSDCRAWGKAALKKILELKPDLVLTSHGRAAAIPVGGSVSTRPTIEAMADGMARYWKTITDAGIPLIAMLDNPNPTGGPVYECVAQNLDHLDRCAFDKAKGISGSGAPTALAAMKQVPAVKTLDMRDLVCPDKDRCAPIIGNVLVYRQGSHITRSYIDSMEPQLAERLYKATSGAFGAR; encoded by the coding sequence ACCACGGCCGGATGCTGCGGCTCGACATCGAGGGCATCCGCACGATCGCCGTCGGGTCGGTGCTGGTCGGTCACGCCGGGGTCTCGTGGTTCGCGGGTGGCTTCGTCGGCGTCGACGTCTTCTTCGTGCTGTCCGGGTTCCTCATCACCGGGCTGCTGGCCCGCGAGGTCTCGCGGACCGGCCGCGTACGCATCGGCAACTTCTGGGCCCGTCGCATGAAGCGCTTGCTGCCGGCCTCGGCCACGGTGCTCCTGTTCTCGGCGATCGTCACGTACGTCTACCTGCCCATCACCCAGCGCCCGGACTTCGGCGGCGACATCAAGGCCGCTGCGCTCTACGTCGTCAACTGGCGCCTCGCCGCCCGAGGCGTCGACTACCTCGCCGAGGACATCGGCCAGTCGCCCGTGCAGCACTACTGGTCGCTCGCGGTCGAGGAGCAGTTCTACCTGGTCTGGCCGCTGCTGATGCTCGCGATCGGCGTCCTGGCGGCCAAGCGGTGGAAGCAGGGCGCGTTCGTCGCCCTCGGCGTGATCACGGTGGCGTCGTTCGTGTGGTCGGTGGCGCAGACCGCCAGCACCCCCGCGACGGCCTACTTCGTGTCGACGACGCGCGTCTGGGAGCTGGGCCTCGGCGCCCTCCTGGCCTTGGCATCGGCACGGGTCGCACGGTTGCCGTCCGTCCTGCTCGCTGCGGGCGGCTGGCTGGGCCTGGCCCTCATCGCGTACGCCGTGCTGGTCTTCGACAGCAGCACGACCTGGCCCGGGGCCAATGCCTTGGTGCCCACGGTCGGTGCGGCGCTCGTGATCGCCAGCGGCATCACCCGGACGCCTAGGTCGCCGCAGCGACTGCTGAGCCTGCCGCCGATGGTGTGGATCGGCGGGCTCTCCTACTCGATCTACCTGTGGCACTGGCCGATCCTGGTCGCCGCGCAGGCCAAGTTCCCCGACATGCAGGTCCGCTGGGCCGTGCTCCTGATGATCGCGTCGATCGTGCCGTCCTGGCTCTGCCACCGCTACATCGAGAACCCGGTGCGCTTCGGGACGTTCTTCAAGCCCACCGGCCGGGCGCTGGCCCTGGGCGCCGCGCTGACCGCTGCCGGCGTGCTCGTCAGCATCGGCCTGAGCGCATCGGCCGAGAGCGGCCTGCACGAGGCGACCGTCGCACAGGCTCCCGGTGCCGCGGCCCTCACCGATCCGGGCAACAAGGACGTGGTCTGGAGCGACCTCACGCACGTCGACCGGATGCGGCCGCTCCCGGTCGACGCCGGCAACGACCGGCCGCCGCTCTACACCGAGGAGCCCGACTGCCAGGTGCGCGACGGGATCTCCGAGCCCAAGCTCTGCGAGTTCGGCGACACGTCGTCGAACAAGGTCGTCGCGATCGTCGGCGACTCGAAGATGGTCCAGTGGGAGACCGCTCTCAACGACCTGGGCAAGCGCGAGGGCTGGAAGGTCGTGACGATCACCAAGTCGGCCTGCCCCTTCACCGACACGATGGTCACGACCGGCGGCAAGCTCTGGAGCGACTGCCGCGCCTGGGGCAAGGCGGCGCTCAAGAAGATCCTCGAGCTCAAGCCGGACCTCGTGCTGACCTCGCACGGTCGTGCCGCCGCGATTCCCGTCGGCGGCTCGGTCTCGACGCGTCCCACCATCGAGGCGATGGCCGACGGCATGGCCCGCTACTGGAAGACCATCACGGATGCCGGCATCCCGTTGATCGCGATGCTCGACAACCCCAACCCGACCGGCGGCCCGGTCTATGAGTGCGTGGCCCAGAACCTCGATCACCTCGACCGTTGCGCGTTCGACAAGGCCAAGGGCATCTCGGGCTCGGGCGCGCCCACGGCGCTGGCCGCCATGAAGCAGGTCCCCGCGGTCAAGACCCTCGACATGCGCGACCTGGTCTGCCCCGACAAGGATCGCTGCGCGCCGATCATCGGCAACGTGCTCGTCTACCGGCAGGGTTCGCACATCACGCGGTCCTACATCGACAGCATGGAGCCGCAGCTGGCGGAGCGCCTCTACAAGGCGACGTCCGGGGCGTTCGGCGCCCGCTGA